From one Bos indicus x Bos taurus breed Angus x Brahman F1 hybrid chromosome 7, Bos_hybrid_MaternalHap_v2.0, whole genome shotgun sequence genomic stretch:
- the PLPPR2 gene encoding phospholipid phosphatase-related protein type 2 isoform X1 translates to MAGGRPQLKRSFSIIPCFVFVESVLLGIVVLLAYRLEFTDTFPVHTQGFFCYDSTYAKPYPGPEATSRAPPALIYALVTAGPTLTILLGELARAFFPAPPSAVPIIGESTIVSGACCRFSPPLRRLVRFLGVYSFGLFTTTIFANAGQVVTGNPTPHFLSVCRPNYTALGCPPPSPDRPGPDRFVTDQGACAGSPSLVAAARRAFPCKDAALCAYAVTYTAMYVTLVFCVKGSRLVKPSLCLALLCPAFLVGVVRVAEYRNHWSDVLAGFLTGAAIATFLVTCVVHNFQSRPPSGRRLSPWEDLSQAPTMDSPLEKLSVAQEPEGCRSHSTPARLTPSKPQNCARRGHLIPNCVSSRAPAMCSSPRVPRPRLRSEPTPLPLPLPLPAPAPSQGPSPSSPGPGGPGGGGGRGRKLLLPTPLLRDLYTLSGLYPSPFHRDNFSPYLFASRDHLL, encoded by the exons ATGGCGGGAGGGAGACCTCAGCTGAAGAGGAGTTTTTCCATCATCCCCTGCTTTGTCTTCGTGGAG TCGGTACTGCTGGGCATCGTGGTCCTGCTTGCCTACCGCCTGGAGTTCACAGACACATTCCCTGTGCACACCCAGGGCTTCTTCTGCTATGATAGTACCTATGCCAAGCCCTACCCAGGGCCTGAGGCTACCAGCAGAGCACCCCCAGCCCTCATCTACGCCCTGGTCACCGCTGGGCCCACCCTCACG ATCCTGCTTGGGGAGCTGGCGCGTGCCTTTTTCCCTGCACCGCCCTCAGCCGTCCCCATCATTGGGGAGAGCACCATCGTGTCCGGGGCCTGCTGCCGCTTCAGCCCCCCGCTGCGGAGGCTGGTCCGCTTCCTGG GGGTCTACTCTTTTGGCCTCTTCACCACGACCATCTTCGCTAACGCGGGGCAGGTGGTGACCGGTAATCCCACGCCTCATTTCCTGTCCGTGTGCCGCCCCAACTACACGGCCCTGGGCTGCCCGCCACCCTCACCGGACCGGCCAGGGCCCGACCGTTTCGTCACTGACCAGGGTGCCTGCGCCGGCAGTCCCAGCCTGGTGGCTGCTGCGCGCCGCGCCTTCCCCTGCAAGGACGCTGCCCTTTGCGCCTATGCCGTCACCTACACAGCG ATGTACGTGACACTCGTGTTCTGCGTGAAGGGCTCTCGCCTGGTCAAACCCTCACTCTGCCTGGCCCTGCTGTGCCCTGCTTTCCTGGTGGGCGTGGTCCGCGTGGCAGAGTACCGCAACCACTGGTCGGACGTGCTGGCTGGCTTCCTGACAGGGGCAGCGATTGCCACCTTTCTG GTCACCTGTGTCGTGCACAACTTCCAGAGCCGGCCACCCTCTGGCCGAAGGCTCTCCCCTTGGGAGGACCTGAGCCAAGCCCCCACCATGGACAGCCCCCTCGAAAAGTTAAGTGTGGCCCAG GAACCCGAGGGCTGCAGGTCGCATTCGACACCGGCACGGCTCACCCCATCCA AGCCGCAGAACTGCGCCCGCCGTGGCCACCTGATCCCCAACTGCGTGTCCTCCAGGGCTCCAGCCATGTGTTCATCGCCCCGTGTGCCCCGCCCTCGATTGAGGTCTGAGCCGACgcccctgcctctccctctgcccctgccGGCACCAGCCCCCAGCCAGGGCCCCTCACCCTCTTCGCCTGGGCCTGGGGGGCCGGGCGGGGGTGGTGGCCGTGGCCGGAAGCTGCTGCTGCCCACACCCCTGCTGCGGGACCTATACACCCTTAGCGGACTCTATCCCTCCCCCTTCCACCGGGACAATTTCAGCCCTTACCTGTTTGCCAGCCGTGACCACCTGCTGTGA
- the PLPPR2 gene encoding phospholipid phosphatase-related protein type 2 isoform X2, whose amino-acid sequence MAGGRPQLKRSFSIIPCFVFVEILLGELARAFFPAPPSAVPIIGESTIVSGACCRFSPPLRRLVRFLGVYSFGLFTTTIFANAGQVVTGNPTPHFLSVCRPNYTALGCPPPSPDRPGPDRFVTDQGACAGSPSLVAAARRAFPCKDAALCAYAVTYTAMYVTLVFCVKGSRLVKPSLCLALLCPAFLVGVVRVAEYRNHWSDVLAGFLTGAAIATFLVTCVVHNFQSRPPSGRRLSPWEDLSQAPTMDSPLEKLSVAQEPEGCRSHSTPARLTPSKPQNCARRGHLIPNCVSSRAPAMCSSPRVPRPRLRSEPTPLPLPLPLPAPAPSQGPSPSSPGPGGPGGGGGRGRKLLLPTPLLRDLYTLSGLYPSPFHRDNFSPYLFASRDHLL is encoded by the exons ATGGCGGGAGGGAGACCTCAGCTGAAGAGGAGTTTTTCCATCATCCCCTGCTTTGTCTTCGTGGAG ATCCTGCTTGGGGAGCTGGCGCGTGCCTTTTTCCCTGCACCGCCCTCAGCCGTCCCCATCATTGGGGAGAGCACCATCGTGTCCGGGGCCTGCTGCCGCTTCAGCCCCCCGCTGCGGAGGCTGGTCCGCTTCCTGG GGGTCTACTCTTTTGGCCTCTTCACCACGACCATCTTCGCTAACGCGGGGCAGGTGGTGACCGGTAATCCCACGCCTCATTTCCTGTCCGTGTGCCGCCCCAACTACACGGCCCTGGGCTGCCCGCCACCCTCACCGGACCGGCCAGGGCCCGACCGTTTCGTCACTGACCAGGGTGCCTGCGCCGGCAGTCCCAGCCTGGTGGCTGCTGCGCGCCGCGCCTTCCCCTGCAAGGACGCTGCCCTTTGCGCCTATGCCGTCACCTACACAGCG ATGTACGTGACACTCGTGTTCTGCGTGAAGGGCTCTCGCCTGGTCAAACCCTCACTCTGCCTGGCCCTGCTGTGCCCTGCTTTCCTGGTGGGCGTGGTCCGCGTGGCAGAGTACCGCAACCACTGGTCGGACGTGCTGGCTGGCTTCCTGACAGGGGCAGCGATTGCCACCTTTCTG GTCACCTGTGTCGTGCACAACTTCCAGAGCCGGCCACCCTCTGGCCGAAGGCTCTCCCCTTGGGAGGACCTGAGCCAAGCCCCCACCATGGACAGCCCCCTCGAAAAGTTAAGTGTGGCCCAG GAACCCGAGGGCTGCAGGTCGCATTCGACACCGGCACGGCTCACCCCATCCA AGCCGCAGAACTGCGCCCGCCGTGGCCACCTGATCCCCAACTGCGTGTCCTCCAGGGCTCCAGCCATGTGTTCATCGCCCCGTGTGCCCCGCCCTCGATTGAGGTCTGAGCCGACgcccctgcctctccctctgcccctgccGGCACCAGCCCCCAGCCAGGGCCCCTCACCCTCTTCGCCTGGGCCTGGGGGGCCGGGCGGGGGTGGTGGCCGTGGCCGGAAGCTGCTGCTGCCCACACCCCTGCTGCGGGACCTATACACCCTTAGCGGACTCTATCCCTCCCCCTTCCACCGGGACAATTTCAGCCCTTACCTGTTTGCCAGCCGTGACCACCTGCTGTGA
- the CCDC159 gene encoding coiled-coil domain-containing protein 159 isoform X4, with product MPFAPKEEGHYLSPSRSEGSEAVCSQGQPPCLPHRCASECVRAGAEKPLETSCSKTKVKSTSMIPDCQKLLRCELESLRCQLQAQTKAFEFLNHSVTLLEKESCLQQIKIQQLEEVLGPTSHQGDKEGHKWDVVEGRQELYEALAQGLQGLQKSLHDNEEVQRARTTRCLQLLAQEIRDSKKFLWEELELVREEVTFIYQKLQAQEQEITENLVNIQKMQKTQVKCRKVLTKMKQQGYETANWLETEELPPGCSGSWRDNLQKELGDIWSAVHVLQNSFDGLTISSGGRPRAANLRGYKGHRCLSPPLPCWDSDSDTDQGPPRLLLSKSRSSFPPA from the exons ATGCCGTTTGCCCCTAAAGAAGAGGGCCATTACCTGAGTCCAAGCCGGAGTGAGGGCTCTGAAGCTGTGTGTTCTCAGGGGCAGCCCCCATGCCTGCCACACAGATGCGCTTCTGAGTGTGTTCGGGCTGGGGCAGAG AAGCCCTTGGAGACCAGCTGTTCCAAAACCAAAG TTAAGTCCACCTCGATGATTCCCGACTGCCAGAAGCTTCTGAGATGTGAACTGGAGTCACTCAGGTGTCAGTTACAGGCCCAGACCAAG GCTTTCGAGTTCCTAAACCACTCAGTGACCCTGTTGGAGAAGGAGAGCTGCCTGCAGCAAATCAAGATCCAACAGCTGGAAG AGGTGCTGGGCCCcacgagccaccagggagacaaGGAAGGCCACAAGTGGGATGTGGTGGAGGGACGGCAGGAGCTGTATGAGGCCCTGGCTCAAGGCCTGCAGGGGCTGCAGAAGAGCCTGCATGACAACGAGGAGGTGCAGCGGGCCCGCACCACCCGCTGCCTGCAGTTGCTGGCCCAGGAGATCCGGGACAG CAAGAAGTTCCTATGGGAGGAGCTGGAGCTGGTACGAGAGGAGGTGACCTTCATTTATCAGAAGCTCC AGGCACAGGAACAGGAGATCACGGAGAACCTGGTGAACATCCagaagatgcagaagacacaggtgaaGTGCCGCAAG GTCCTGACCAAGATGAAGCAGCAAGGGTACGAGACAGCCAACTGGCTAGAGACTGAGGAATTGCCACCAGGATGCAGTGGTTCCTGGAGGGATAACCTCCAAAAGGAGCTGGGTGACATATG GTCCGCTGTGCATGTGCTGCAGAACTCCTTTGATGGCCTCACCATATCCTCAGGGGGCCGCCCCAGGGCCGCAAACCTCAGGG GCTATAAGGGACACAGATGCCTGAGCCCTCCTCTTCCCTGCTGGGACTCGGACTCAGACACGGACCAGGGCCCTCCCCGGCTACTGCTCAGCAAGAGCCGCAGCTCCTTCCCACCTG CCTGA
- the CCDC159 gene encoding coiled-coil domain-containing protein 159 isoform X1 has product MSRCNPLLAGLPLDPEYSVPCYRSLPSPSNVCSPAHKKCDKCCGSCSPAHKKCDKCCGSCSPAHKKCDKCCGSCSPAQKKCDKCSGTSSEKTLEYTFHWSKDPEPETSQPTAPENTVTTEAWRPGRDSGCQSHGSPSTLCSDSQEPCNGQDLPKRHNSSTKTLLMPFAPKEEGHYLSPSRSEGSEAVCSQGQPPCLPHRCASECVRAGAEKPLETSCSKTKVKSTSMIPDCQKLLRCELESLRCQLQAQTKAFEFLNHSVTLLEKESCLQQIKIQQLEEVLGPTSHQGDKEGHKWDVVEGRQELYEALAQGLQGLQKSLHDNEEVQRARTTRCLQLLAQEIRDSKKFLWEELELVREEVTFIYQKLQAQEQEITENLVNIQKMQKTQVKCRKVLTKMKQQGYETANWLETEELPPGCSGSWRDNLQKELGDIWSAVHVLQNSFDGLTISSGGRPRAANLRGYKGHRCLSPPLPCWDSDSDTDQGPPRLLLSKSRSSFPPA; this is encoded by the exons ATGAGCAGGTG CAACCCTCTTCTGGCTGGCCTACCTCTGGACCCTGAGTACTCCGTGCCTTGCTACCGCTCACTTCCCTCACCCTCCAACGTGTGTTCACCTGCTCACAAGAAGTGTGAcaagtgctgtggttcatgttcACCTGCTCACAAGAAGTGTGAcaagtgctgtggttcatgttcACCTGCTCACAAGAAGTGTGACAAGTGCTGTGGTTCGTGCTCGCCTGCTCAAAAGAAGTGTGACAAGTGCAGTG GCACTTCCTCAGAAAAGACCTTGGAATATACATTTCACTGGTCGAAGGACCCAGAGCCAGAGACCTCACAGCCGACTGCACCTGAAAACACAGTGACAACTGAAGCCTGGAGGCCAGGGAGAGACTCAGGGTGTCAGTCACATGGGTCTCCCTCCACCCTTTGCTCAGACTCACAGGAGCCGTGTAATGGCCAGGATCTTCCGAAGAGGCATAACAGCAGCACTAAG ACATTGTTGATGCCGTTTGCCCCTAAAGAAGAGGGCCATTACCTGAGTCCAAGCCGGAGTGAGGGCTCTGAAGCTGTGTGTTCTCAGGGGCAGCCCCCATGCCTGCCACACAGATGCGCTTCTGAGTGTGTTCGGGCTGGGGCAGAG AAGCCCTTGGAGACCAGCTGTTCCAAAACCAAAG TTAAGTCCACCTCGATGATTCCCGACTGCCAGAAGCTTCTGAGATGTGAACTGGAGTCACTCAGGTGTCAGTTACAGGCCCAGACCAAG GCTTTCGAGTTCCTAAACCACTCAGTGACCCTGTTGGAGAAGGAGAGCTGCCTGCAGCAAATCAAGATCCAACAGCTGGAAG AGGTGCTGGGCCCcacgagccaccagggagacaaGGAAGGCCACAAGTGGGATGTGGTGGAGGGACGGCAGGAGCTGTATGAGGCCCTGGCTCAAGGCCTGCAGGGGCTGCAGAAGAGCCTGCATGACAACGAGGAGGTGCAGCGGGCCCGCACCACCCGCTGCCTGCAGTTGCTGGCCCAGGAGATCCGGGACAG CAAGAAGTTCCTATGGGAGGAGCTGGAGCTGGTACGAGAGGAGGTGACCTTCATTTATCAGAAGCTCC AGGCACAGGAACAGGAGATCACGGAGAACCTGGTGAACATCCagaagatgcagaagacacaggtgaaGTGCCGCAAG GTCCTGACCAAGATGAAGCAGCAAGGGTACGAGACAGCCAACTGGCTAGAGACTGAGGAATTGCCACCAGGATGCAGTGGTTCCTGGAGGGATAACCTCCAAAAGGAGCTGGGTGACATATG GTCCGCTGTGCATGTGCTGCAGAACTCCTTTGATGGCCTCACCATATCCTCAGGGGGCCGCCCCAGGGCCGCAAACCTCAGGG GCTATAAGGGACACAGATGCCTGAGCCCTCCTCTTCCCTGCTGGGACTCGGACTCAGACACGGACCAGGGCCCTCCCCGGCTACTGCTCAGCAAGAGCCGCAGCTCCTTCCCACCTG CCTGA
- the CCDC159 gene encoding coiled-coil domain-containing protein 159 isoform X3 produces MSRCNPLLAGLPLDPEYSVPCYRSLPSPSNVCSPAHKKCDKCCGSCSPAHKKCDKCCGSCSPAHKKCDKCCGSCSPAQKKCDKCSGTSSEKTLEYTFHWSKDPEPETSQPTAPENTVTTEAWRPGRDSGCQSHGSPSTLCSDSQEPCNGQDLPKRHNSSTKKPLETSCSKTKVKSTSMIPDCQKLLRCELESLRCQLQAQTKAFEFLNHSVTLLEKESCLQQIKIQQLEEVLGPTSHQGDKEGHKWDVVEGRQELYEALAQGLQGLQKSLHDNEEVQRARTTRCLQLLAQEIRDSKKFLWEELELVREEVTFIYQKLQAQEQEITENLVNIQKMQKTQVKCRKVLTKMKQQGYETANWLETEELPPGCSGSWRDNLQKELGDIWSAVHVLQNSFDGLTISSGGRPRAANLRGYKGHRCLSPPLPCWDSDSDTDQGPPRLLLSKSRSSFPPA; encoded by the exons ATGAGCAGGTG CAACCCTCTTCTGGCTGGCCTACCTCTGGACCCTGAGTACTCCGTGCCTTGCTACCGCTCACTTCCCTCACCCTCCAACGTGTGTTCACCTGCTCACAAGAAGTGTGAcaagtgctgtggttcatgttcACCTGCTCACAAGAAGTGTGAcaagtgctgtggttcatgttcACCTGCTCACAAGAAGTGTGACAAGTGCTGTGGTTCGTGCTCGCCTGCTCAAAAGAAGTGTGACAAGTGCAGTG GCACTTCCTCAGAAAAGACCTTGGAATATACATTTCACTGGTCGAAGGACCCAGAGCCAGAGACCTCACAGCCGACTGCACCTGAAAACACAGTGACAACTGAAGCCTGGAGGCCAGGGAGAGACTCAGGGTGTCAGTCACATGGGTCTCCCTCCACCCTTTGCTCAGACTCACAGGAGCCGTGTAATGGCCAGGATCTTCCGAAGAGGCATAACAGCAGCACTAAG AAGCCCTTGGAGACCAGCTGTTCCAAAACCAAAG TTAAGTCCACCTCGATGATTCCCGACTGCCAGAAGCTTCTGAGATGTGAACTGGAGTCACTCAGGTGTCAGTTACAGGCCCAGACCAAG GCTTTCGAGTTCCTAAACCACTCAGTGACCCTGTTGGAGAAGGAGAGCTGCCTGCAGCAAATCAAGATCCAACAGCTGGAAG AGGTGCTGGGCCCcacgagccaccagggagacaaGGAAGGCCACAAGTGGGATGTGGTGGAGGGACGGCAGGAGCTGTATGAGGCCCTGGCTCAAGGCCTGCAGGGGCTGCAGAAGAGCCTGCATGACAACGAGGAGGTGCAGCGGGCCCGCACCACCCGCTGCCTGCAGTTGCTGGCCCAGGAGATCCGGGACAG CAAGAAGTTCCTATGGGAGGAGCTGGAGCTGGTACGAGAGGAGGTGACCTTCATTTATCAGAAGCTCC AGGCACAGGAACAGGAGATCACGGAGAACCTGGTGAACATCCagaagatgcagaagacacaggtgaaGTGCCGCAAG GTCCTGACCAAGATGAAGCAGCAAGGGTACGAGACAGCCAACTGGCTAGAGACTGAGGAATTGCCACCAGGATGCAGTGGTTCCTGGAGGGATAACCTCCAAAAGGAGCTGGGTGACATATG GTCCGCTGTGCATGTGCTGCAGAACTCCTTTGATGGCCTCACCATATCCTCAGGGGGCCGCCCCAGGGCCGCAAACCTCAGGG GCTATAAGGGACACAGATGCCTGAGCCCTCCTCTTCCCTGCTGGGACTCGGACTCAGACACGGACCAGGGCCCTCCCCGGCTACTGCTCAGCAAGAGCCGCAGCTCCTTCCCACCTG CCTGA
- the PLPPR2 gene encoding phospholipid phosphatase-related protein type 2 isoform X3, with protein sequence MAGGRPQLKRSFSIIPCFVFVESVLLGIVVLLAYRLEFTDTFPVHTQGFFCYDSTYAKPYPGPEATSRAPPALIYALVTAGPTLTILLGELARAFFPAPPSAVPIIGESTIVSGACCRFSPPLRRLVRFLGVYSFGLFTTTIFANAGQVVTGNPTPHFLSVCRPNYTALGCPPPSPDRPGPDRFVTDQGACAGSPSLVAAARRAFPCKDAALCAYAVTYTAMYVTLVFCVKGSRLVKPSLCLALLCPAFLVGVVRVAEYRNHWSDVLAGFLTGAAIATFLVTCVVHNFQSRPPSGRRLSPWEDLSQAPTMDSPLEKNPRAAGRIRHRHGSPHPSRRTAPAVAT encoded by the exons ATGGCGGGAGGGAGACCTCAGCTGAAGAGGAGTTTTTCCATCATCCCCTGCTTTGTCTTCGTGGAG TCGGTACTGCTGGGCATCGTGGTCCTGCTTGCCTACCGCCTGGAGTTCACAGACACATTCCCTGTGCACACCCAGGGCTTCTTCTGCTATGATAGTACCTATGCCAAGCCCTACCCAGGGCCTGAGGCTACCAGCAGAGCACCCCCAGCCCTCATCTACGCCCTGGTCACCGCTGGGCCCACCCTCACG ATCCTGCTTGGGGAGCTGGCGCGTGCCTTTTTCCCTGCACCGCCCTCAGCCGTCCCCATCATTGGGGAGAGCACCATCGTGTCCGGGGCCTGCTGCCGCTTCAGCCCCCCGCTGCGGAGGCTGGTCCGCTTCCTGG GGGTCTACTCTTTTGGCCTCTTCACCACGACCATCTTCGCTAACGCGGGGCAGGTGGTGACCGGTAATCCCACGCCTCATTTCCTGTCCGTGTGCCGCCCCAACTACACGGCCCTGGGCTGCCCGCCACCCTCACCGGACCGGCCAGGGCCCGACCGTTTCGTCACTGACCAGGGTGCCTGCGCCGGCAGTCCCAGCCTGGTGGCTGCTGCGCGCCGCGCCTTCCCCTGCAAGGACGCTGCCCTTTGCGCCTATGCCGTCACCTACACAGCG ATGTACGTGACACTCGTGTTCTGCGTGAAGGGCTCTCGCCTGGTCAAACCCTCACTCTGCCTGGCCCTGCTGTGCCCTGCTTTCCTGGTGGGCGTGGTCCGCGTGGCAGAGTACCGCAACCACTGGTCGGACGTGCTGGCTGGCTTCCTGACAGGGGCAGCGATTGCCACCTTTCTG GTCACCTGTGTCGTGCACAACTTCCAGAGCCGGCCACCCTCTGGCCGAAGGCTCTCCCCTTGGGAGGACCTGAGCCAAGCCCCCACCATGGACAGCCCCCTCGAAAA GAACCCGAGGGCTGCAGGTCGCATTCGACACCGGCACGGCTCACCCCATCCA AGCCGCAGAACTGCGCCCGCCGTGGCCACCTGA
- the SWSAP1 gene encoding ATPase SWSAP1 — protein MAETLRRVLNLGIAAGPGKNTAEAEPPLLLLGGPGSGKTALLFAAALEAAGEGRGPVLFLTRRPLQSLPRRTGPALEPLRLQKIRFQYPPSTRELLRFLCSAHEARGPAPSLLLLDGLEEYLVEDPGSQEGAYLAALLLDTAVHFSHRVGPGRGCGLIVALQTQEEGGDSGNALQLALLQRYFPAQCWLQPDAAGPGQCCLRASLEPGGLGPREEWWVIFQPDGEMTVTRRPTQAVDTSSHKGSSSGGQP, from the exons ATGGCGGAGACGCTGAGGCGAGTGCTAAACTTGGGCATCGCGGCGGGCCCCGGGAAGAACACAGCTGAAGCCGAACCGCCTTTGCTGCTGCTCGGCGGTCCAGGCTCTGGGAAGACAGCGCTGCTATTCGCGGCGGCCCTGGAGGCGGCAGGGGAAGGCCGAGGTCCGGTCCTCTTCCTGACCCGGAGGCCTCTTCAAAGTCTGCCCCGCAGGACTGGACCAGCGCTCGAACCACTGCGATTACAA aaGATCCGCTTCCAGTACCCACCCTCAACCCGTGAGCTCCTCCGGTTTCTGTGCTCTGCCCATGAGGCCCGTGGACCAGCCCCCTCACTCTTGCTGCTTGATGGCCTGGAGGAGTACCTAGTAGAAGACCCTGGGTCCCAGGAAGGCGCCTACCTGGCTGCCCTGCTTCTGGACACAGCTGTCCACTTCAGCCACCGGGTTGGGCCTGGCCGGGGCTGTGGGCTCATTGTGGCCCTCCAGacccaggaggaaggaggagacagtGGAAATGCTCTGCAGCTGGCACTCCTTCAGAGGTATTTCCCTGCCCAGTGCTGGCTGCAGCCGGATGCAGCAGGCCCAGGACAGTGCTGCCTCCGAGCCTCcctggagccaggtgggctgggcCCCAGGGAAGAATGGTGGGTGATTTTTCAACCAGATGGAGAGATGACAGTCACCCGACGGCCCACCCAGGCGGTTGACACCAGCTCGCACAAAGGTTCAAGCTCTGGAGGCCAACCGTGA
- the CCDC159 gene encoding coiled-coil domain-containing protein 159 isoform X2, producing the protein MCNPLLAGLPLDPEYSVPCYRSLPSPSNVCSPAHKKCDKCCGSCSPAHKKCDKCCGSCSPAHKKCDKCCGSCSPAQKKCDKCSGTSSEKTLEYTFHWSKDPEPETSQPTAPENTVTTEAWRPGRDSGCQSHGSPSTLCSDSQEPCNGQDLPKRHNSSTKTLLMPFAPKEEGHYLSPSRSEGSEAVCSQGQPPCLPHRCASECVRAGAEKPLETSCSKTKVKSTSMIPDCQKLLRCELESLRCQLQAQTKAFEFLNHSVTLLEKESCLQQIKIQQLEEVLGPTSHQGDKEGHKWDVVEGRQELYEALAQGLQGLQKSLHDNEEVQRARTTRCLQLLAQEIRDSKKFLWEELELVREEVTFIYQKLQAQEQEITENLVNIQKMQKTQVKCRKVLTKMKQQGYETANWLETEELPPGCSGSWRDNLQKELGDIWSAVHVLQNSFDGLTISSGGRPRAANLRGYKGHRCLSPPLPCWDSDSDTDQGPPRLLLSKSRSSFPPA; encoded by the exons ATGTG CAACCCTCTTCTGGCTGGCCTACCTCTGGACCCTGAGTACTCCGTGCCTTGCTACCGCTCACTTCCCTCACCCTCCAACGTGTGTTCACCTGCTCACAAGAAGTGTGAcaagtgctgtggttcatgttcACCTGCTCACAAGAAGTGTGAcaagtgctgtggttcatgttcACCTGCTCACAAGAAGTGTGACAAGTGCTGTGGTTCGTGCTCGCCTGCTCAAAAGAAGTGTGACAAGTGCAGTG GCACTTCCTCAGAAAAGACCTTGGAATATACATTTCACTGGTCGAAGGACCCAGAGCCAGAGACCTCACAGCCGACTGCACCTGAAAACACAGTGACAACTGAAGCCTGGAGGCCAGGGAGAGACTCAGGGTGTCAGTCACATGGGTCTCCCTCCACCCTTTGCTCAGACTCACAGGAGCCGTGTAATGGCCAGGATCTTCCGAAGAGGCATAACAGCAGCACTAAG ACATTGTTGATGCCGTTTGCCCCTAAAGAAGAGGGCCATTACCTGAGTCCAAGCCGGAGTGAGGGCTCTGAAGCTGTGTGTTCTCAGGGGCAGCCCCCATGCCTGCCACACAGATGCGCTTCTGAGTGTGTTCGGGCTGGGGCAGAG AAGCCCTTGGAGACCAGCTGTTCCAAAACCAAAG TTAAGTCCACCTCGATGATTCCCGACTGCCAGAAGCTTCTGAGATGTGAACTGGAGTCACTCAGGTGTCAGTTACAGGCCCAGACCAAG GCTTTCGAGTTCCTAAACCACTCAGTGACCCTGTTGGAGAAGGAGAGCTGCCTGCAGCAAATCAAGATCCAACAGCTGGAAG AGGTGCTGGGCCCcacgagccaccagggagacaaGGAAGGCCACAAGTGGGATGTGGTGGAGGGACGGCAGGAGCTGTATGAGGCCCTGGCTCAAGGCCTGCAGGGGCTGCAGAAGAGCCTGCATGACAACGAGGAGGTGCAGCGGGCCCGCACCACCCGCTGCCTGCAGTTGCTGGCCCAGGAGATCCGGGACAG CAAGAAGTTCCTATGGGAGGAGCTGGAGCTGGTACGAGAGGAGGTGACCTTCATTTATCAGAAGCTCC AGGCACAGGAACAGGAGATCACGGAGAACCTGGTGAACATCCagaagatgcagaagacacaggtgaaGTGCCGCAAG GTCCTGACCAAGATGAAGCAGCAAGGGTACGAGACAGCCAACTGGCTAGAGACTGAGGAATTGCCACCAGGATGCAGTGGTTCCTGGAGGGATAACCTCCAAAAGGAGCTGGGTGACATATG GTCCGCTGTGCATGTGCTGCAGAACTCCTTTGATGGCCTCACCATATCCTCAGGGGGCCGCCCCAGGGCCGCAAACCTCAGGG GCTATAAGGGACACAGATGCCTGAGCCCTCCTCTTCCCTGCTGGGACTCGGACTCAGACACGGACCAGGGCCCTCCCCGGCTACTGCTCAGCAAGAGCCGCAGCTCCTTCCCACCTG CCTGA